One genomic window of Cupriavidus malaysiensis includes the following:
- a CDS encoding alpha/beta fold hydrolase — MTAAAVIRHLQFADLPNGTRLHYASAGEPGKPLMLFVHGFPEFWYEWEAQLAEFGQTHYAVAPDLRGFNLSSKPAEVDAYKPRHIVEDLVQLIGVLGYQRAIVVAHDWGGAICWNLALQHPALVERLVIVNSPHPYLFAQALAHDPAQQAASAYMNWLRKPGSEQALAADNFAMLEAMLTGKGAQPAPWFAGETRAKYHAAWSQPGAAGSHPLTGGVNFYRASPMHPPQPGEAAPDVSRLNPDDFVVRVPTLVIWGERDTALPKSLVEGLDRFVPGMRLERIPEGTHWVIHEQPERINRLIRGFLS; from the coding sequence ATGACCGCTGCCGCCGTGATCCGCCACCTGCAGTTCGCCGACCTGCCCAACGGCACCCGCCTGCACTACGCCAGTGCCGGCGAGCCGGGCAAGCCGCTGATGCTCTTCGTGCATGGCTTCCCGGAGTTCTGGTACGAGTGGGAGGCGCAGCTCGCCGAGTTCGGGCAGACGCACTATGCGGTCGCGCCAGACCTGCGCGGCTTCAACCTGTCGAGCAAGCCGGCGGAGGTCGACGCCTACAAGCCGCGCCATATCGTCGAAGACCTGGTGCAGCTGATCGGCGTGCTCGGCTACCAGCGCGCGATCGTGGTGGCACACGACTGGGGCGGCGCCATCTGCTGGAACCTGGCGCTGCAGCATCCCGCCCTGGTCGAGCGGCTGGTCATCGTCAATTCGCCGCACCCCTACCTGTTCGCGCAGGCGCTGGCGCACGACCCCGCCCAGCAAGCGGCCTCGGCCTATATGAACTGGCTGCGCAAGCCGGGTTCCGAGCAGGCGCTGGCCGCCGACAACTTCGCCATGCTGGAGGCGATGCTGACCGGCAAGGGTGCACAGCCGGCGCCCTGGTTCGCCGGCGAGACGCGCGCCAAGTACCACGCCGCCTGGTCGCAGCCGGGCGCGGCGGGTTCGCATCCGCTCACCGGCGGCGTCAACTTCTACCGGGCCTCGCCGATGCATCCGCCGCAGCCGGGCGAAGCGGCGCCCGATGTGTCGCGCCTCAATCCCGACGACTTCGTCGTGCGCGTGCCGACCCTGGTGATCTGGGGCGAGCGCGATACCGCCCTGCCCAAGTCGCTGGTGGAGGGCCTGGATCGCTTCGTGCCCGGCATGCGGCTGGAGCGCATCCCGGAGGGCACGCACTGGGTCATCCATGAGCAGCCGGAGCGCATCAACCGGTTGATCCGCGGCTTCCTGTCCTGA
- a CDS encoding autotransporter domain-containing protein, with the protein MNHTYRIIFNRSIGIWQAVSEVAKGHSKNGRSQCRSLALAIAVGGLLVHPAERAMAQVYAGNEVVHGPFAGGKQLFLENSRLEADEKNAIRGGEQTFRDESRLDINAAHALTGGVQRFHGNSVLQSSVSNAITGGEQSFHDNSAMILDGTTISLEDGIFNAESARFTDNSKLDVRRYRGMFVGTLDFSGASTLTVSETNGILGKESYTPSARPPKLTFRDQSTFNINAQNAVLGTSTARPGTEGEEYLPASIAFLDQSVANGNAEYGLWDATFYGSSVAMANATGAFTNSSFFDDSTLNLNAERAAAYIYMRGRSVMNANVAEALGSEGGYSPTFEFHDNSTLNANAAQAVSARPRFYDGSKFVLASENALVESPFRASTGGGYFVSSIDFHDNSTMEINAPRAIGPAGYKPDVPIWDRLWFQDSSTLNLNGEDVLRTANWWDIYFKDSTTLNINAAQNFHDDRELLHGANVSMARGGTINANVADSIYGYFTIGGALNAKAAEAVSGGRIRVGGNLNALVPRAITGGQQIIGGVLHATATHAVDGGRIVAEEDGRIEVEAHNALSTNAVIEFGTEYTNGGLLHLNGHSTTIGKITSIPATAPWAKPHDSFIQNTGTDDAALVVDGSIHGDSFYSGRIRDGGAGRLGIVKTGASTLTLNGANTYSGPTEVRQGTLLVGDSEGVDASVASAVSVASDSTLAGHGSVGSTTVAAAGILAPGGAQGGTLTVNGDLTLASGSIVASVLGAPGASGSAGQSGSVRVHGDLTLEGATVNTSNAGGLGVGLYRLFDYDGILTQRHGGLVLGASPAGSSLSLQYLDSAKQINLVNSSGATLNFWNANGAASATQLGGGSGIWSNASPMWADAMGTQSGPMQPKPGFAIFSGERGDVTLSSAEGTVQARGIQFATDGYTLRGDALHLVADGEHPAPVEIRVGDGSAAGAQHTATIDAVIAGTDGLNKTGAGTLVLTAANTYSGGNKLSAGTLAVSADTALGASDNGLHFNGGALRTTADMATVRSVLLEGRGTFDTQMSTVLDLKGDISGNGVLEKTGAGTLKIARANDYQGGTSVQAGTLAAGATGALGSGPVRVTGSGSLLRFEANADAQALSIHNDHGGATSFSEQTSAGTASIVNQGQGATVFSAQASAGEARMTNEFQGSIFLRDQASADTARIANKAGGRVDISGLTSAGTAIGALSGEGDVFLGSKTLIIGGLGHDSVLGGVIADGGEGQGTGGSLVKTGAGKVILDGSNTYTGTTTVSAGTLVVGQHDGSWAQARVSGPVHVAEGAKLAGYGTVGSTVVGAGGILSPGYYVPTPGNQAANPGSLKIAGDLTMLPGSTLELASNGYQNTRVSASGKADLQGGTALHTGTDFKANHDYTILTADGGVNGKFDQVKSDFAILEPNLTYTPTAVLLRFGQSGRFASLAQSPNQRAVARALDSLPTNSELYQQLLTMPNGAPPGVFNSLSGEAHASLGAVLHSGVGSMRTLSLNHLRNNLSASPQAGATASGARLFSMHKASLNSMRSHFRASPEADTTIADAGTVDAPDPGGALPVPEAQPFWAEVSGGRQIIDGTSDTAGIKQSLYGISVGADGAVGDGWRVGGTLGFTDSSIHTDARASKASVKSYGALLYGGKAFEAGSGKLNLMMGGGYTWHGIDTERKVAGAGLDQTLTADYGAGTGQLFAETGYALPVRDATVEPFAGIAWSDTRTRGFSESGGSAALDGQRKRDNQTSITLGVRGRTPFELGAAKGSVTASLGWRHALGSVTPESTLAFRGSETFTVTGTPIARNAALIEVGGEVAISRNATLSLGYAGQHAGNNREHRGRLNLRWGFH; encoded by the coding sequence ATGAATCACACTTATCGGATTATTTTCAATCGGAGTATCGGAATCTGGCAGGCTGTCAGCGAGGTCGCCAAGGGGCACTCTAAAAACGGGCGTTCACAGTGTCGGAGCCTGGCTCTCGCGATCGCCGTCGGCGGCCTGCTGGTGCATCCTGCCGAGCGTGCAATGGCACAGGTCTACGCCGGAAATGAGGTCGTTCATGGGCCGTTTGCCGGTGGCAAGCAGCTCTTCCTCGAAAACAGCCGCCTCGAAGCGGATGAAAAGAATGCCATTCGTGGCGGTGAACAGACCTTCCGCGACGAGTCTCGCCTGGACATCAACGCCGCGCATGCCCTGACAGGAGGGGTGCAGCGCTTCCATGGCAACAGCGTGCTCCAGTCGAGCGTGAGCAACGCGATCACCGGTGGTGAGCAGAGCTTCCACGACAACAGCGCCATGATTCTCGACGGCACTACGATCTCTCTCGAGGACGGCATATTCAATGCAGAGAGTGCCCGGTTTACCGATAACAGCAAGCTCGATGTTCGAAGATACCGTGGCATGTTCGTCGGAACGCTTGACTTCTCCGGGGCGAGTACGCTGACAGTATCGGAGACCAATGGCATCTTGGGGAAAGAGAGTTACACGCCTTCGGCGCGGCCTCCAAAACTGACGTTCCGGGATCAAAGCACTTTCAATATCAATGCACAGAACGCGGTCCTCGGCACGAGTACCGCTCGGCCGGGAACGGAAGGAGAGGAGTACCTGCCAGCAAGCATAGCGTTTCTTGACCAAAGCGTGGCAAATGGAAACGCCGAATATGGACTGTGGGACGCCACCTTTTATGGCAGCAGTGTTGCCATGGCAAATGCAACCGGCGCCTTCACGAACTCCAGTTTTTTCGACGACAGTACACTGAACCTCAATGCTGAGCGTGCAGCGGCTTATATTTACATGCGTGGCCGTAGCGTCATGAACGCCAATGTTGCGGAGGCGCTCGGCAGCGAAGGCGGTTACTCCCCTACCTTCGAATTTCACGACAACAGCACGTTGAATGCCAATGCCGCGCAGGCGGTGAGCGCAAGGCCAAGGTTCTATGACGGCAGCAAGTTCGTGCTCGCCAGCGAAAATGCCCTGGTGGAAAGTCCTTTTCGGGCTTCAACAGGTGGAGGCTACTTCGTCTCGAGCATTGACTTCCACGACAACAGCACGATGGAGATCAATGCGCCGCGAGCGATAGGGCCCGCCGGGTATAAGCCTGACGTGCCCATCTGGGATCGCCTCTGGTTTCAGGACAGCAGTACCCTCAACCTGAATGGCGAGGATGTGCTTAGAACCGCCAATTGGTGGGATATATACTTCAAGGATAGCACTACGCTCAATATAAACGCGGCCCAGAATTTCCATGATGATCGAGAGCTCCTCCACGGCGCCAACGTATCAATGGCGCGGGGCGGAACGATAAATGCCAATGTTGCGGATTCAATCTATGGGTATTTCACCATTGGTGGCGCCCTGAATGCCAAGGCTGCGGAGGCCGTCAGTGGCGGACGAATCAGGGTAGGCGGCAATCTGAATGCGTTGGTGCCGCGGGCGATCACCGGTGGGCAGCAGATAATCGGTGGCGTGCTGCACGCCACCGCAACCCATGCCGTGGATGGCGGACGGATCGTGGCCGAAGAAGATGGCCGCATCGAGGTCGAAGCCCATAATGCCCTCAGCACCAATGCGGTCATCGAGTTCGGAACCGAATACACAAACGGGGGCCTGCTGCATCTGAATGGTCACAGCACGACCATCGGGAAGATCACTTCCATCCCGGCAACGGCACCATGGGCAAAGCCGCACGACAGTTTCATCCAGAACACCGGTACCGACGATGCGGCGCTGGTGGTCGATGGCAGCATCCACGGTGATTCGTTCTACAGCGGCCGGATCCGGGATGGCGGCGCAGGCAGGCTCGGCATCGTCAAGACAGGCGCCAGCACCCTGACGCTGAACGGCGCCAATACATACAGCGGTCCCACCGAAGTCCGTCAGGGAACCCTCCTGGTGGGCGACTCCGAAGGAGTCGACGCCTCCGTGGCCAGCGCCGTGTCCGTGGCGAGCGACAGCACGCTCGCTGGGCACGGCAGCGTGGGCAGCACCACTGTCGCCGCAGCAGGGATCCTGGCGCCGGGCGGTGCCCAGGGCGGGACATTGACCGTGAACGGTGACCTGACCCTGGCTTCGGGCAGCATCGTCGCCTCCGTCCTTGGCGCGCCGGGTGCATCAGGATCCGCCGGCCAGAGCGGCAGCGTCCGCGTGCATGGGGACCTGACCCTCGAGGGCGCTACCGTCAATACCAGCAATGCAGGCGGCCTGGGGGTGGGGCTGTATCGCCTCTTCGACTATGACGGCATCCTGACGCAACGCCATGGCGGGCTGGTGCTGGGGGCCAGTCCGGCAGGCTCATCGCTGTCCTTGCAGTACCTGGACTCGGCCAAACAGATCAACCTGGTCAACAGCAGCGGGGCCACGCTCAACTTCTGGAACGCCAATGGTGCCGCCAGCGCCACGCAACTCGGCGGGGGTTCCGGCATCTGGTCGAATGCATCGCCGATGTGGGCGGATGCCATGGGGACACAGAGCGGGCCCATGCAGCCGAAGCCGGGATTCGCCATCTTTTCGGGTGAGCGGGGCGATGTCACCCTCAGCAGCGCCGAGGGCACCGTGCAGGCAAGGGGAATCCAGTTCGCGACCGACGGCTACACGCTCCGCGGAGATGCGCTGCACCTTGTCGCCGATGGCGAGCACCCGGCACCGGTGGAGATCCGCGTGGGAGACGGTTCTGCGGCGGGAGCGCAGCACACCGCCACGATCGACGCCGTCATCGCGGGCACGGACGGCCTGAACAAGACCGGGGCCGGGACCCTGGTCCTCACCGCCGCCAACACCTACAGCGGTGGCAACAAGCTCTCCGCCGGTACGCTTGCGGTGTCCGCCGACACCGCGCTGGGGGCCTCCGACAACGGGCTGCACTTCAACGGCGGCGCCTTGCGCACGACCGCCGATATGGCGACGGTCCGCTCCGTCCTGCTGGAGGGGCGCGGCACCTTCGACACGCAGATGTCCACGGTGCTCGACCTGAAAGGCGATATCAGCGGTAACGGGGTACTGGAAAAGACAGGCGCTGGAACGCTGAAGATCGCGCGCGCCAACGACTACCAGGGTGGCACCTCGGTGCAGGCAGGCACCCTGGCGGCAGGGGCCACCGGCGCGCTGGGCAGCGGTCCGGTCCGTGTCACGGGAAGCGGCTCGCTTCTGCGTTTCGAGGCAAACGCCGATGCCCAGGCGTTGTCGATCCACAACGACCATGGCGGCGCCACGTCGTTCTCCGAACAGACAAGCGCCGGCACGGCTTCCATCGTCAACCAGGGGCAAGGCGCGACGGTCTTTTCCGCGCAGGCGTCTGCCGGGGAAGCCAGGATGACCAACGAGTTCCAAGGCAGCATCTTCTTGCGCGATCAAGCCAGTGCGGACACTGCCCGGATCGCCAACAAAGCGGGCGGACGCGTCGATATCAGCGGCTTGACATCGGCTGGCACGGCGATCGGCGCGCTCAGCGGCGAGGGGGACGTCTTCCTCGGCAGCAAGACGCTGATCATCGGCGGACTCGGCCACGACAGCGTGCTGGGTGGCGTGATTGCGGATGGCGGCGAGGGCCAAGGCACGGGTGGCAGCCTGGTCAAGACTGGCGCCGGGAAGGTGATACTGGACGGCAGCAATACCTACACCGGTACCACAACAGTGAGTGCCGGTACGCTGGTAGTCGGCCAACACGATGGGTCCTGGGCACAGGCGCGCGTTTCCGGACCCGTGCATGTCGCGGAAGGCGCGAAGCTGGCAGGGTATGGAACGGTGGGTTCGACCGTCGTCGGCGCGGGTGGCATTCTCTCTCCCGGATACTACGTTCCCACTCCTGGGAATCAGGCCGCCAACCCCGGCAGCCTGAAGATTGCCGGAGACCTGACGATGCTGCCCGGGTCGACGCTCGAGCTGGCTTCGAACGGCTACCAGAACACCAGGGTCAGCGCCAGCGGCAAAGCCGATCTGCAAGGCGGCACGGCACTGCACACCGGCACGGATTTCAAGGCCAATCACGACTATACGATCCTGACCGCGGACGGCGGCGTCAACGGCAAGTTCGATCAGGTGAAGTCCGACTTCGCCATCCTGGAACCCAATCTGACCTATACCCCGACTGCCGTGCTGCTGAGATTCGGGCAAAGCGGACGCTTTGCCTCGCTCGCGCAATCCCCGAACCAGCGTGCCGTGGCACGCGCCCTCGATAGCCTGCCCACCAACAGCGAGCTCTATCAGCAACTGCTGACCATGCCGAATGGAGCGCCGCCTGGGGTGTTCAACAGCCTCTCCGGCGAGGCGCATGCCAGCCTCGGCGCGGTCTTGCACAGCGGCGTCGGCTCGATGCGCACCCTGTCGCTCAACCATCTGCGCAACAACCTCAGCGCTTCCCCTCAGGCTGGCGCCACTGCCTCGGGAGCCCGGCTATTCTCGATGCATAAGGCGTCGCTCAACTCCATGCGCAGCCATTTCCGCGCGTCTCCTGAAGCTGACACCACGATCGCCGACGCCGGCACGGTCGATGCGCCAGATCCGGGCGGCGCGCTGCCTGTGCCGGAAGCACAGCCATTCTGGGCGGAAGTGAGCGGCGGCCGGCAGATCATCGATGGCACCAGCGACACCGCGGGCATCAAGCAATCCCTGTACGGAATTTCCGTGGGTGCCGATGGTGCCGTGGGCGACGGCTGGCGTGTCGGCGGCACATTGGGCTTTACGGATAGCAGCATCCACACCGATGCCCGCGCGTCCAAGGCCAGTGTCAAGAGCTATGGCGCACTGCTGTATGGCGGCAAGGCCTTTGAAGCCGGCTCAGGCAAGCTCAACCTGATGATGGGCGGAGGCTACACCTGGCATGGCATCGATACCGAGCGCAAGGTGGCGGGCGCCGGCCTGGATCAGACGCTTACGGCCGATTACGGTGCGGGCACCGGCCAGCTCTTCGCTGAAACCGGCTACGCCCTTCCTGTGCGTGACGCGACGGTTGAGCCCTTCGCCGGCATCGCCTGGAGCGACACCCGTACACGCGGGTTTTCCGAATCGGGCGGGTCGGCCGCACTGGACGGCCAGCGCAAGCGTGACAACCAGACGAGCATCACGCTCGGTGTTCGTGGACGCACACCGTTTGAACTGGGGGCTGCCAAGGGCAGTGTCACGGCAAGCCTGGGCTGGCGCCATGCCCTGGGCAGCGTGACCCCGGAAAGCACACTGGCGTTCCGGGGTAGCGAAACCTTCACGGTGACTGGAACGCCGATCGCGCGCAATGCGGCGTTGATCGAAGTTGGCGGGGAAGTGGCGATTTCCCGCAATGCCACGCTGAGCCTGGGATATGCCGGGCAGCATGCCGGCAACAACCGAGAGCATCGCGGCAGGTTGAACCTGCGCTGGGGCTTCCATTGA
- a CDS encoding SDR family oxidoreductase produces MAPFTGKVVLITGASDGIGAELALLLAQQGARLALAARRLERLDELVARIRREHPAADAVAWRTDVSSEDACRQLVAEVAAHFGGIDVLVNNAGVSAHGYFEQVSDFAYYETVMRVNYFGAMWCTREALPHLRQRRGLVVAVSSLAGKVGVPGRTAYSASKFALAGFCEALRCELRGSGVDVCVVFPGVVATATRVAGFGPDGRPLGESRLREDDAMSAQECARQMLAAMAARRRELVMTAKGRLGLWLKLLAPGLVDRMALRALKQAGR; encoded by the coding sequence GTGGCGCCCTTCACCGGAAAGGTGGTGCTGATCACCGGCGCCTCCGACGGCATCGGCGCGGAACTGGCCCTGCTGCTGGCGCAGCAGGGCGCGCGGCTGGCGCTGGCGGCCCGGCGGCTGGAGCGCCTGGACGAGCTGGTGGCGCGCATCCGCCGCGAGCATCCCGCCGCCGACGCGGTGGCCTGGCGGACCGATGTGTCGAGCGAGGACGCCTGCCGGCAACTGGTGGCCGAGGTCGCCGCGCACTTCGGCGGCATCGACGTACTGGTCAACAATGCCGGCGTCTCGGCGCATGGCTACTTCGAGCAGGTCTCCGACTTCGCCTACTACGAGACCGTGATGCGTGTGAACTACTTCGGCGCCATGTGGTGCACGCGCGAGGCGCTGCCCCACCTGCGCCAGCGCCGCGGCCTGGTGGTGGCGGTATCGAGCCTGGCCGGCAAGGTCGGCGTACCGGGCCGCACCGCCTACTCGGCCAGCAAGTTCGCGCTGGCGGGTTTCTGCGAGGCGCTGCGCTGCGAATTGCGGGGCAGCGGAGTGGATGTCTGCGTGGTCTTTCCCGGCGTGGTGGCCACGGCCACGCGGGTGGCGGGCTTCGGGCCCGACGGCCGGCCGCTGGGCGAGAGCCGGCTGCGCGAGGACGATGCCATGAGCGCGCAGGAGTGCGCGCGCCAGATGCTGGCCGCCATGGCCGCGCGCCGGCGCGAGCTGGTGATGACGGCGAAAGGGCGGCTCGGGCTCTGGCTCAAGCTGCTGGCGCCGGGGCTGGTCGACCGCATGGCCCTGCGCGCGCTCAAGCAGGCAGGACGTTAG
- a CDS encoding NADP-dependent oxidoreductase, which yields MSQTYQRIVLASRPTGAVTPDNFRLETVPVPELADGQVLVRNHYLSLDPYMRGRMNESKSYAVPQPLGEVMIGGTVGEVVASKNPKFSAGDKVVGMFGWQEMGVSDGTGIQKVDTTHIPLSAYLGSVGMPGVTGWYGLNQIIKPKAGQTVVVSAASGAVGSVVGQLAKLKGCRAVGVAGGKDKCDYVVNELGFDACVDYKAAKDAKELYMMLKEATPDGIDGYFENVGGDVLDVVLSRMNPFGRIAVCGMIAGYDGQPLPLKNPQLILVSRLTVEGFIVSEHMEFWPQALQELGAGVAQGKIKFRETVAQGLASAPEAFMGLLKGKNFGKQLVKLV from the coding sequence ATGTCGCAGACCTACCAACGCATCGTGCTGGCTTCCCGACCGACCGGCGCGGTGACGCCGGACAACTTCCGCCTCGAGACCGTGCCGGTGCCCGAGCTGGCCGACGGCCAGGTGCTGGTGCGCAACCACTATCTGTCGCTGGATCCGTACATGCGCGGGCGCATGAACGAGAGCAAGTCCTATGCGGTGCCGCAGCCGCTCGGCGAAGTGATGATCGGCGGCACGGTGGGCGAAGTGGTGGCCAGCAAGAACCCGAAGTTCAGCGCCGGCGACAAGGTGGTGGGCATGTTCGGCTGGCAGGAAATGGGCGTCAGCGACGGCACCGGCATCCAGAAGGTCGACACCACCCACATCCCGCTGTCGGCCTACCTCGGCTCGGTGGGCATGCCCGGCGTCACCGGCTGGTACGGCCTCAACCAGATCATCAAGCCCAAGGCCGGCCAGACCGTGGTGGTCAGCGCCGCCTCGGGCGCGGTCGGCAGCGTGGTCGGCCAGCTGGCCAAGCTCAAGGGCTGCCGCGCGGTCGGCGTGGCGGGCGGCAAGGACAAGTGCGACTACGTGGTCAATGAACTCGGCTTCGATGCCTGCGTCGACTACAAGGCGGCGAAGGATGCCAAGGAGCTGTACATGATGCTGAAGGAGGCCACGCCCGACGGCATCGACGGCTACTTCGAGAACGTCGGCGGCGACGTGCTCGACGTGGTGCTGTCGCGCATGAACCCGTTCGGCCGCATCGCCGTGTGCGGCATGATCGCCGGCTACGATGGCCAGCCGCTGCCGCTGAAGAATCCGCAGCTGATCCTGGTCTCGCGCCTGACGGTGGAGGGCTTCATCGTCTCCGAGCACATGGAGTTCTGGCCGCAGGCGCTGCAGGAATTGGGCGCGGGCGTGGCCCAGGGCAAGATCAAGTTCCGCGAGACCGTGGCGCAGGGCCTGGCCAGCGCGCCGGAGGCCTTCATGGGCCTGCTCAAGGGCAAGAACTTCGGCAAGCAGCTGGTCAAGCTGGTGTAA
- a CDS encoding glutathione S-transferase family protein, producing MKKQREEDMAELILHQYATSPFSEKVRLLLGAKGLAWQAVEIPPILPKPDVIALTGGYRRTPVLQIGADVYCDTALICDVIDALAPSPAPLYPPAQAGAARLLASWFDTVLFGAVASYLFQTGGAQEILGRMTPEQIQAFRADRKAMRGDGNALGVPLGEAAALLRDTLARLEVQVAGGVSHVAGAALSLADFSLYHNLWFLKRAPVQTAWLEGYPAIQSWYARMQAFGHGEVRVIDSATALAAAQAAVPQPLTAQASADSGFAVGDGVCVTPTDYARDPVSGTLVSLDDRMVTLRRQDPRAGALNVHFPRLGFHVQRAA from the coding sequence ATGAAGAAACAACGAGAAGAGGACATGGCTGAGCTGATCCTGCATCAATACGCGACATCCCCGTTTTCCGAGAAGGTCCGGCTGCTGCTGGGCGCCAAGGGCCTGGCCTGGCAGGCGGTCGAGATCCCGCCCATCCTGCCCAAGCCCGACGTGATCGCGCTGACCGGCGGCTACCGCCGCACGCCGGTGCTGCAGATCGGTGCCGACGTCTATTGCGACACGGCGCTGATCTGCGACGTGATCGACGCGCTGGCGCCGTCCCCGGCGCCGCTGTACCCGCCAGCCCAGGCGGGCGCCGCGCGCCTGCTCGCCAGCTGGTTCGATACGGTCCTGTTCGGCGCGGTGGCGTCCTACCTGTTCCAGACCGGCGGCGCGCAGGAGATCCTGGGCCGCATGACGCCCGAGCAGATCCAGGCCTTCCGCGCCGACCGCAAGGCCATGCGCGGCGACGGCAATGCGCTCGGCGTGCCGCTGGGCGAGGCCGCCGCGCTGCTGCGCGACACCCTGGCCCGGCTCGAAGTGCAGGTGGCCGGCGGCGTGTCGCACGTGGCCGGCGCGGCTCTGTCGCTGGCGGACTTCTCGCTCTATCACAACCTCTGGTTTCTCAAGCGCGCGCCGGTGCAGACGGCCTGGCTGGAGGGCTATCCGGCCATCCAGTCGTGGTATGCGCGCATGCAGGCCTTCGGCCACGGCGAGGTGCGTGTCATCGACAGCGCCACGGCCCTGGCCGCCGCGCAGGCCGCGGTGCCGCAGCCGCTGACGGCGCAGGCCTCGGCCGACAGCGGGTTTGCGGTCGGCGACGGCGTCTGCGTCACGCCGACCGACTATGCGCGCGATCCGGTGTCCGGCACGCTGGTGTCCCTGGACGACCGCATGGTGACGCTGCGGCGCCAGGACCCGCGCGCCGGCGCCCTCAACGTGCATTTCCCGCGCCTGGGCTTCCACGTGCAGCGCGCGGCCTGA
- a CDS encoding class II aldolase/adducin family protein codes for MNAPAMPARDDEMAAGLSEEIKARYRMLPRPPQFATAAEERLHRKQRLAAAFRLFSRFGFDEGVAGHITARDPEFTDTFWVNPFGVHFSQVKLSNLIRCDHHGNVVEGDYPVNAAAFAIHSRVHQTRSDAVAAAHSHSTYGRAWSTLGRPLDALTQDVCAFYNDHAVYDDFGGVVVELDEGQRIANALGQNKAAILQNHGLLTVGKTVDEAAWWFITMERSCQVQLLAEAAAARTNAPLKVISAAAARQAYSIVGTSQAGWFQFQPLYARIVKEQPDLLD; via the coding sequence ATGAATGCACCTGCCATGCCCGCCAGGGATGATGAGATGGCCGCCGGCCTGTCGGAAGAGATCAAGGCGCGCTACCGCATGCTGCCGCGCCCGCCGCAGTTCGCCACCGCTGCCGAGGAACGCCTGCACCGCAAGCAGCGCCTGGCGGCGGCCTTCCGGCTGTTCTCGCGCTTCGGCTTCGACGAGGGCGTGGCCGGCCACATCACCGCGCGCGATCCCGAGTTCACCGACACGTTCTGGGTCAATCCCTTCGGCGTGCACTTCAGCCAGGTCAAGCTCTCCAACCTGATCCGCTGCGATCACCACGGCAATGTGGTGGAGGGCGATTACCCGGTCAACGCGGCCGCCTTCGCCATCCATTCGCGTGTGCACCAGACCCGCTCCGATGCGGTGGCTGCCGCGCATTCGCACAGCACCTACGGGCGCGCCTGGTCCACCCTGGGGCGTCCGCTCGACGCACTCACGCAGGACGTGTGCGCCTTCTACAACGACCACGCCGTCTACGACGATTTCGGCGGCGTGGTGGTGGAACTGGACGAAGGCCAGCGCATCGCCAACGCGCTCGGCCAGAACAAGGCCGCGATCCTGCAGAACCACGGCCTGCTGACCGTCGGCAAGACGGTCGACGAGGCGGCCTGGTGGTTCATCACCATGGAGCGCTCCTGCCAGGTGCAGCTGCTGGCCGAGGCCGCCGCGGCGCGCACCAATGCACCGCTCAAGGTGATCTCGGCCGCGGCCGCGCGCCAGGCCTACTCCATCGTCGGCACGTCGCAGGCGGGCTGGTTCCAGTTCCAGCCGCTCTATGCGCGCATCGTCAAGGAACAACCGGACCTGCTGGACTGA
- a CDS encoding SDR family oxidoreductase, producing MKQFEGKVAVITGGGSGFGKEFARLGTTLGMKLVLADVQQEALDAVVAECKAQGAQVIGVRTDVSKAEQVQALADAAMAAFGEVNLLFNNAGVGAGGLVWENSERDWEWVLGVNLYGVIHGVRIFTPLMLAAAERDPSYRGHIVNTASMAGLLNPPAMGVYNVSKHAVVSLSETLYQDLSLVTEQVGCSVLCPYFVPTGISQSQRNRPADLANAAPPTRSQLVSQALSDKAVSSGKVTAQHVAEMTFDAIREDRFYIYSHPQSLAPVQQRFEALIAQRNPGDPFADKPGMREELSKALRG from the coding sequence ATGAAGCAATTCGAAGGCAAGGTCGCAGTGATCACCGGCGGTGGCTCCGGTTTCGGCAAGGAATTCGCCCGCCTTGGCACCACGCTCGGCATGAAGCTGGTGCTGGCGGACGTGCAGCAGGAAGCGCTGGACGCCGTGGTGGCGGAATGCAAGGCGCAGGGCGCGCAGGTCATCGGCGTGCGTACCGATGTGTCCAAGGCCGAGCAGGTACAGGCCCTGGCGGATGCCGCCATGGCGGCCTTCGGCGAGGTCAACCTGCTGTTCAACAACGCCGGTGTCGGCGCCGGCGGGCTGGTATGGGAGAACTCCGAGCGTGACTGGGAGTGGGTGCTGGGGGTCAACCTGTACGGCGTCATCCACGGCGTGCGCATCTTCACGCCGCTGATGCTGGCCGCCGCCGAGCGCGACCCTTCCTACCGCGGGCACATCGTCAACACGGCGTCGATGGCGGGCCTGCTCAATCCGCCGGCGATGGGCGTCTACAACGTTTCCAAGCACGCGGTGGTGTCGCTGAGCGAGACGCTGTACCAGGACCTGAGCCTGGTCACCGAGCAGGTCGGCTGCTCGGTGCTGTGCCCCTATTTCGTGCCGACCGGCATTTCGCAGTCGCAGCGCAACCGTCCCGCCGACCTGGCCAACGCCGCGCCGCCGACGCGCTCGCAGCTGGTGTCGCAGGCGCTGTCGGACAAGGCCGTGAGCTCGGGCAAGGTGACCGCCCAGCACGTCGCAGAAATGACCTTCGACGCCATCCGCGAGGACCGCTTCTACATCTATTCCCATCCGCAATCGCTGGCTCCGGTGCAGCAGCGCTTCGAGGCGCTGATCGCCCAGCGCAATCCGGGCGACCCCTTCGCCGACAAGCCGGGCATGCGCGAGGAACTGAGCAAGGCCTTGCGCGGCTGA